One region of Mucilaginibacter sp. 14171R-50 genomic DNA includes:
- a CDS encoding gluconate 2-dehydrogenase subunit 3 family protein gives MNRRDSLKAIGLGTISTGLLLGGCKPGEKTDTAATGEKAGAVPGRQAYEVERENKLKDEKYFDDHEMATITVLADIIIPKDAHSGSASDAKVPEFIEFIVKDIPSHKLPMRGGLKWLDMYCLNHYGNTFIKCSSSQQTELLDQIAYPYKAKAEMQQGVNFFNRMRDLTASGFWSSEMGTKDIGYAGNAPNKWTGVPADVLKQYGMENVKI, from the coding sequence ATGAACAGACGCGACTCCCTTAAAGCAATAGGTTTAGGAACCATATCAACCGGGCTGTTATTAGGCGGCTGCAAACCGGGCGAAAAAACTGATACAGCGGCAACCGGTGAAAAAGCCGGCGCGGTACCCGGCCGGCAGGCCTATGAAGTTGAACGTGAAAATAAACTGAAGGACGAAAAGTATTTCGATGACCATGAAATGGCCACCATTACGGTTTTGGCCGATATCATTATACCAAAAGACGCCCACTCGGGCAGTGCATCTGATGCCAAGGTGCCCGAGTTTATAGAGTTTATTGTAAAGGACATACCAAGCCATAAGCTACCCATGCGCGGAGGGCTTAAGTGGCTGGATATGTATTGTCTTAACCATTATGGCAATACATTTATAAAATGCAGCAGTTCGCAGCAAACCGAGCTGTTAGACCAGATAGCCTACCCTTATAAAGCCAAGGCAGAAATGCAGCAAGGCGTAAACTTTTTTAACCGCATGCGTGACCTGACTGCATCAGGTTTCTGGAGCAGCGAGATGGGTACCAAGGATATTGGATACGCCGGGAACGCCCCTAACAAATGGACCGGCGTGCCGGCCGATGTGTTAAAGCAATACGGCATGGAAAACGTGAAGATATGA
- a CDS encoding GMC family oxidoreductase, whose protein sequence is MEDLQIKKSTTAYDVVIVGSGAGGGMAGYVLANAGVKVLMLEAGAYFDPKVDSHQLKWAWESARRGAGTTRPFGDFDAAYGGWELEGEPYTQKDGTEFAWFRARMLGGRTNHWGRISLRMGPDDFKPKDGLTDPWPITYDDLKPYYDKVDRMIGVYGTVENIESEPDGIFLPPPKPRLNELFIKQGATKAGVKVITGRGSVLTEALPNNKDRGACFFCGQCGRSCKVYGDFSASSCLVIPAIKTGNLKVITNAMVREVITDKNGLATGVSYVNKDDMQEYQVNAKTVVLGASAGESARILLNSKSAAHPGGLANSSGVVGKYLHDSTGSGAGGFLPQLMDRKRYNEDGVGSVHIYSPWWLDNKKLNFPRGYHIEYGGGMHMPSYGFGGGIQDMNGAVPGRDGKKKDGGGYGVGLKDDYRRFYGTQVGMAGRGTAIARADNYCEIDPNGVVDKYGIPVLRFHYKWTNDEINQAKHMQETFEEILHNMGAIYGTMQGPETNYGLEAPGKIIHEVGTVRMGDDPKKSALNKYCQAHDCKNLFVVDAAPFVQQGDKNATWTILALSMRTAEYILQQRKKLNV, encoded by the coding sequence ATGGAAGATTTACAGATAAAAAAATCAACCACAGCATACGATGTAGTAATTGTAGGCTCGGGCGCGGGCGGCGGCATGGCCGGTTACGTATTAGCTAACGCTGGCGTAAAGGTGCTAATGCTTGAAGCAGGCGCTTATTTTGATCCTAAAGTAGATTCGCACCAACTTAAATGGGCTTGGGAGTCGGCACGCCGGGGTGCTGGCACTACCCGACCATTTGGCGATTTCGATGCCGCTTATGGCGGATGGGAATTAGAGGGGGAACCTTACACCCAGAAGGACGGTACCGAGTTTGCGTGGTTCCGTGCACGTATGCTGGGCGGCCGTACCAATCACTGGGGCCGTATATCCTTGCGTATGGGGCCTGATGATTTTAAACCAAAGGACGGGCTTACTGACCCGTGGCCGATAACCTACGACGACCTAAAGCCTTATTATGACAAGGTTGACCGTATGATAGGTGTTTATGGAACGGTTGAAAATATTGAAAGCGAGCCGGACGGAATTTTTCTGCCGCCGCCAAAGCCACGATTAAACGAGTTGTTTATTAAGCAGGGCGCTACCAAAGCGGGGGTTAAAGTAATTACCGGCCGCGGATCAGTGCTTACAGAGGCCTTACCAAATAATAAAGACCGTGGCGCTTGCTTTTTTTGTGGGCAGTGCGGACGCTCATGTAAAGTTTACGGCGATTTCTCGGCCTCGTCATGCTTGGTGATCCCCGCCATTAAAACCGGCAATCTTAAAGTAATAACAAACGCTATGGTGCGCGAAGTTATTACCGATAAGAACGGGCTGGCTACCGGCGTATCATACGTAAATAAAGATGATATGCAGGAGTACCAGGTAAATGCCAAAACGGTGGTACTTGGTGCAAGCGCCGGCGAATCGGCGCGTATATTGTTAAATTCAAAATCAGCAGCCCACCCGGGCGGCCTGGCCAACAGCAGCGGTGTGGTAGGTAAATACCTGCACGACAGTACCGGATCCGGCGCGGGCGGTTTCCTTCCGCAGCTGATGGACCGCAAACGCTACAACGAAGACGGTGTAGGCAGCGTGCACATCTACTCGCCCTGGTGGCTTGATAATAAAAAACTGAATTTCCCGCGCGGCTACCACATCGAGTACGGTGGCGGCATGCACATGCCATCGTATGGCTTTGGCGGCGGCATACAGGATATGAACGGCGCTGTGCCCGGCCGCGACGGTAAGAAGAAAGATGGTGGCGGTTACGGTGTTGGATTGAAAGATGACTATCGCCGTTTTTACGGTACGCAGGTAGGTATGGCAGGCCGAGGTACTGCTATTGCCCGTGCCGATAACTATTGCGAGATAGACCCTAACGGCGTTGTTGATAAATATGGTATCCCGGTGCTGCGTTTTCATTATAAATGGACCAACGACGAAATAAACCAGGCCAAACACATGCAGGAAACCTTTGAGGAGATACTGCATAACATGGGCGCCATTTACGGCACCATGCAAGGGCCCGAAACCAATTACGGCTTAGAGGCACCGGGCAAGATCATCCATGAAGTGGGTACCGTTCGTATGGGCGACGACCCTAAAAAATCTGCTTTGAACAAATATTGCCAGGCGCACGATTGTAAAAACCTTTTTGTGGTTGATGCCGCGCCGTTTGTGCAGCAGGGCGATAAAAACGCCACCTGGACCATTCTGGCCCTGAGCATGCGCACAGCTGAATATATACTACAACAACGTAAAAAACTTAATGTATAA
- a CDS encoding DUF1080 domain-containing protein, with translation MKKLLLSAIAVAALQYSSFAQTKLFDGKTTNGWHAYLQKDAGPWSVVDGALQFDPKAPHSADLITDGEYENYELKVDWKIAEGGNSGIIFGVHEDPALGATYLSGIEMQVLDNEKAEDNKNPTHLAGSLYDMKGAPANAAKPAGQWNTAKIRKDKGHLTFWLNGKEVINVQMGSPEWTEMLNNSKFKTWKDFAKYPKGHIALQSHGAVVAYKNITLKQL, from the coding sequence ATGAAAAAATTACTTTTAAGCGCTATTGCTGTTGCCGCATTGCAGTATTCATCATTTGCGCAAACCAAACTTTTTGATGGTAAAACTACCAACGGCTGGCATGCCTATCTACAAAAAGATGCAGGCCCGTGGAGCGTTGTTGACGGCGCATTACAGTTTGACCCTAAAGCACCGCACTCAGCTGACCTGATAACCGATGGGGAATACGAAAATTATGAGCTTAAGGTAGATTGGAAAATTGCCGAAGGCGGTAACAGCGGCATCATTTTCGGCGTGCACGAAGACCCTGCCCTGGGCGCTACGTATTTATCGGGTATTGAAATGCAGGTATTGGATAATGAAAAAGCCGAAGATAATAAAAACCCAACCCACCTTGCCGGGTCGTTATATGATATGAAAGGTGCACCTGCAAATGCTGCAAAGCCTGCGGGGCAGTGGAATACTGCAAAAATACGTAAAGATAAGGGCCACCTGACTTTTTGGCTTAACGGTAAAGAAGTGATAAACGTGCAAATGGGCAGCCCCGAGTGGACAGAGATGCTGAATAACAGCAAGTTTAAAACCTGGAAGGATTTTGCTAAATACCCAAAAGGCCATATCGCGTTGCAATCGCATGGTGCCGTAGTAGCATATAAAAATATTACCCTTAAACAATTGTAG
- a CDS encoding DEAD/DEAH box helicase, which yields MTFQDFNFNEQLLEGVLSMGYTTPTPIQAMAIPAILNGDDLIACAQTGTGKTASYLLPVLNYICNTHKHHTTALILAPTRELAQQIDQQVEGLAYFTGVSSQAVFGGGDGMAYEQQRRGIQNNVNIIIATPGRLIAHLTSGVLKFNDITHLVLDEADRMLDMGFQDDIMRIIGYLPKKRQTLLFSATMPGRIRTLAKAILTDPQQINIAISQPAAGIDQQIYRLHDGQKTPLLKMLLKDGGYLSSIIFASRKEIVKSLYKELKSAHINVAAFHSDLQQNEREEILLRFKNKQLPVIIGTDALSRGIDVEGIDLVVNYDVPGDPEDYVHRIGRTARAASKGTAITFVNDRDLKRLKSIEQLIDKPITQKELPEELQGIAAPPKEERPHSAGHSQRRDGRRNPKRFGKNKPSRPAK from the coding sequence GTGACTTTTCAGGATTTTAATTTTAACGAACAACTTTTAGAAGGCGTTTTAAGTATGGGGTACACTACCCCAACGCCTATACAGGCAATGGCTATACCGGCCATACTTAACGGCGACGACCTTATAGCCTGTGCGCAAACGGGCACCGGCAAAACCGCATCATATTTGCTGCCTGTTTTAAATTACATATGCAATACGCATAAGCACCATACCACAGCCCTTATACTTGCACCAACGCGCGAACTTGCTCAGCAAATAGACCAACAGGTAGAGGGCCTTGCCTATTTTACGGGCGTAAGCTCGCAGGCGGTTTTTGGCGGGGGCGATGGCATGGCTTATGAGCAGCAGCGACGCGGTATTCAAAACAATGTAAATATTATTATTGCTACGCCGGGAAGGCTGATAGCGCATCTTACCTCAGGGGTGCTAAAATTTAACGACATTACCCATCTGGTTTTAGACGAGGCCGACCGCATGCTCGACATGGGGTTCCAGGACGACATTATGCGAATTATTGGTTATTTGCCAAAAAAACGCCAAACGCTGCTGTTCTCGGCTACCATGCCGGGGCGCATCCGCACGTTAGCTAAGGCCATTCTTACCGACCCGCAGCAAATAAACATTGCCATATCCCAGCCCGCAGCAGGTATCGACCAGCAGATATACCGCCTGCACGACGGACAAAAAACACCTTTATTAAAAATGCTTTTAAAGGATGGCGGCTACCTAAGCTCTATCATTTTCGCATCACGTAAGGAAATTGTGAAATCCCTTTATAAGGAGCTGAAGTCGGCGCATATCAATGTGGCTGCTTTTCACTCCGATCTGCAGCAAAACGAACGCGAAGAGATATTGCTCCGCTTTAAAAACAAGCAGCTACCCGTTATTATCGGCACTGACGCCTTGTCGCGTGGTATTGATGTAGAAGGGATAGACCTGGTGGTTAACTACGATGTACCCGGCGACCCGGAAGACTACGTTCACCGCATTGGTCGCACTGCGCGTGCAGCAAGCAAAGGCACGGCCATAACTTTTGTGAACGACCGCGACCTTAAGCGGCTTAAGAGCATAGAGCAGCTTATTGATAAACCCATTACCCAAAAGGAACTACCTGAAGAACTGCAAGGTATTGCTGCACCACCGAAAGAAGAGCGGCCGCACAGCGCGGGCCATTCTCAACGCCGCGATGGGCGGCGTAACCCCAAAAGGTTTGGCAAAAACAAACCGTCGCGCCCGGCAAAGTAG
- a CDS encoding TIM barrel protein: protein MTSRRSFLKTTAVVSAGLLMAPELFAAHKKRYVGVQLYTVRDAMAKDPVATLAKVAKVGFNSVEGATYTGTQKFYGMEPAAFKKVLSDNGLIMPSGHFMLGEGMPNAKGTITNDWQKAVDDAAEVGLKYMVCAYLLDSERGTLDHYKETADKLNKGGEIAKKAGIQLCYHNHDFEFASQDGKYPYDVLLDATDADLVKMEMDIYWMYKAKQDPIAMFKKHPGRFPLWHVKDMDNTPKQMFTEVGNGVIPFKEIFKHTKTSGLKYFFNEQDICPGDPFVSITKSYNYMKANNFHV from the coding sequence ATGACATCAAGACGTTCGTTCCTTAAAACCACGGCGGTGGTTTCGGCCGGCCTGCTAATGGCGCCCGAATTATTTGCAGCGCATAAAAAAAGATATGTAGGCGTACAACTGTACACTGTGCGCGATGCAATGGCTAAAGACCCGGTTGCTACGCTGGCTAAAGTTGCCAAAGTAGGTTTTAACTCGGTTGAAGGCGCCACTTACACCGGCACCCAAAAATTTTACGGGATGGAACCAGCCGCATTTAAAAAAGTTTTAAGTGATAATGGCCTGATAATGCCAAGCGGGCACTTTATGCTGGGCGAAGGTATGCCAAACGCCAAAGGCACCATTACCAACGATTGGCAAAAAGCCGTTGACGACGCGGCGGAGGTTGGGCTTAAATACATGGTTTGTGCCTACCTGTTAGACAGCGAACGCGGCACGCTTGACCATTATAAAGAAACGGCCGATAAGCTAAACAAGGGTGGCGAAATAGCTAAAAAAGCAGGCATCCAGCTTTGCTACCATAACCACGATTTTGAATTTGCATCGCAGGATGGCAAATACCCCTACGATGTGCTGCTTGATGCCACTGATGCAGATCTGGTGAAAATGGAGATGGACATTTACTGGATGTATAAAGCCAAGCAAGACCCTATCGCCATGTTTAAGAAACACCCGGGCCGTTTCCCGTTATGGCACGTAAAGGATATGGATAACACACCAAAGCAGATGTTTACCGAGGTGGGTAACGGTGTAATCCCTTTTAAAGAGATATTTAAGCATACCAAAACATCAGGCTTAAAATACTTTTTCAATGAGCAGGATATTTGCCCCGGCGATCCGTTTGTAAGCATTACCAAAAGCTACAATTACATGAAAGCTAATAATTTTCATGTGTAA